One genomic window of Danio rerio strain Tuebingen ecotype United States chromosome 24, GRCz12tu, whole genome shotgun sequence includes the following:
- the si:dkey-73n8.3 gene encoding uncharacterized protein LOC100150965: protein MSVLRGLIIKRWSSDVRLDGKTAIVTGANTGIGKETAKDLANRGARVILACRDLVKAEQAASDISRDVENANVVVRKLDLADTKSICEFAELIYNTEKSLHLLINNAGVAICPYSTTVDGFETQFGVNHLGHFFLTFLLIDLLKHSAPSRVINVSSLVHPMGKIHFEDLNSEKNYHPVKAYVQSKLANILFTRELASRVEELGVRVYAVDPGLVNTDITRHLMKPVQFFVKTFGFMIKTPAEGAYTTLYCALTPDLPTGSYYSNCAVASCSRAAKDDNSASKLWAVSCHLLGIRWR, encoded by the exons ATGAGTGTATTAAG GGGACTCATTATCAAAAGATGGTCATCTGATGTTCGCCTAGATGGAAAAACTGCTATAGTGACTGGAGCAAACACTGGGATTGGGAAAGAAACAGCGAAGGACCTTGCAAATCGGG GTGCTCGAGTGATCCTCGCCTGCAGAGACCTGGTCAAGGCTGAACAGGCGGCCAGTGACATCAGCAGAGACGTAGAGAACGCCAATGTGGTCGTTCGCAAACTAGACCTGGCTGACACGAAATCCATCTGTGAATTTGCTGAACTCATTTATAACA ctgaaaAGTCTCTTCATCTGCTGATTAATAATGCTGGAGTGGCAATCTGCCCTTACTCTACAACAGTAGACGGCTTTGAGACACAGTTCGGAGTCAATCATTTAG GACATTTCTTTCTAACATTCCTGCTTATTGATCTGTTGAAGCATTCAGCTCCTTCCAGAGTGATTAATGTCTCCTCACTTGTTCATCCCATGGGAAAGATCCACTTTGAGGACCTGAACAGTGAGAAAAACTATCATCCAGTGAAGGCCTACGTACAGAGCAAACTGGCCAACATACTTTTCACAAGAGAGCTTGCCTCCAGAGTGGAAG AGCTGGGAGTGAGGGTTTATGCTGTGGATCCAGGCCTGGTGAATACAGATATCACCAGACATTTGATGAAGCCTGTGCAGTTCTTCGTGAAGACATTCGGTTTCATGATAAAAACCCCTGCTGAGGGTGCATATACCACGCTTTACTGTGCTCTTACTCCAGATTTACCAACTGGATCCTACTACAG TAACTGTGCGGTGGCCTCGTGCTCAAGGGCTGCTAAGGACGACAACTCCGCCAGCAAACTGTGGGCTGTCAGCTGCCACCTGCTGGGCATTCGCTGGAGATGA